A genomic window from Sulfolobales archaeon includes:
- a CDS encoding transglutaminase domain-containing protein, with amino-acid sequence MGGEVRVVTVLIVFITLCLVFSIYLAQLWYPSLVLYYYVLSLFHLYEYWFHIKLSIQVLNTILPFLPLILLIRKLLSLRKIEIASNYLSISLRRYLVLLLSVSLLIFSLEPALMLTLFSPIEENIGAFIGNLQSMCGNNVTCITMGVTQYVDARLGWSYNNPMSTLKIDTMLSQTDYWLLSALHFTQAHVILWQGWGSCGEHAIATAYLLNRLGYAVRIAHFSDIDHAWAEVYVNGSWYIVDPWYIGIVYEKQYRGNIYLTPIEVLSSLEDFSGDHKVLCRYLDSDIEIDCTDEYGY; translated from the coding sequence ATGGGAGGTGAGGTTAGGGTAGTAACAGTCCTAATCGTTTTCATAACCCTTTGTCTAGTATTCTCTATATACCTTGCACAGCTATGGTATCCTAGCCTAGTCCTATACTACTATGTGTTAAGTCTCTTCCATCTCTATGAGTACTGGTTTCATATAAAACTATCCATACAAGTACTTAATACGATACTCCCCTTTCTACCCCTGATCCTCTTAATCCGGAAGCTCCTCAGCTTGAGGAAGATAGAGATAGCTAGCAACTATTTATCAATAAGTCTTCGCCGATATCTTGTCCTTTTACTTTCAGTCTCTCTCCTAATATTCTCTCTAGAACCCGCTCTAATGCTTACCCTATTCTCCCCCATTGAGGAGAATATAGGGGCATTCATAGGTAATTTACAGTCTATGTGTGGCAACAACGTTACTTGTATCACTATGGGTGTTACACAGTATGTCGACGCTAGACTTGGGTGGTCATATAATAATCCTATGTCTACTCTGAAAATCGACACTATGCTTTCCCAGACAGATTATTGGCTCTTAAGCGCTCTTCACTTCACCCAGGCACATGTAATTCTATGGCAGGGCTGGGGCTCGTGCGGGGAACATGCAATCGCTACTGCATATCTATTAAATAGACTGGGATATGCTGTCAGGATAGCGCATTTCAGCGATATCGACCATGCCTGGGCTGAGGTATATGTAAATGGTTCATGGTATATCGTAGACCCCTGGTATATAGGAATTGTCTATGAAAAACAGTATCGAGGAAACATCTACTTAACACCAATAGAAGTCCTTTCATCTCTAGAGGACTTTTCAGGCGATCACAAGGTGTTATGCAGATATCTAGATAGTGATATAGAGATAGACTGCACTGACGAATACGGCTACTAA